One window of the Natrinema sp. CBA1119 genome contains the following:
- the hmgB gene encoding hydroxymethylglutaryl-CoA synthase: protein MTAVGIDAVEIWTGNLKLDLPGTFAPEKGEDPEKYTKGLGLNASSFPDSYEDIVTMGANAAHRLMERKGLEPADIGRIDVATESAFDNSKPVSTYVAGCLEQVYDDDFHHANKGERKFACIAGTQSLDDAYNWIRAGRNRGRSALVIATDTALYARGDDGEATQGAGAVAMLISEEPNLVELSAEQGYGSADETDFLKPNQQFPSVDGKRSVQVYLARMREALEDYESVAGEVHEEDFVYAPFHTPFPGMVRKAALLAFRHITRNTEIEDELAEEIGRQPRPEAFDSDEEYRDALREYMDLLKDTDRYAEWYDTTIDPTLTIAREVGNWYTGSVHVARASALKHAREQGREMTGEKMLIGSYGSGAQAEIHSETIREGWAEEIDSLNVDEQLADRYEMSWDDYEEIHDAHNHEMDVDVEEFTTPTEEFVFDGWGRMGERKYRYVE, encoded by the coding sequence ATGACTGCAGTCGGCATCGACGCCGTCGAGATCTGGACCGGGAACCTCAAACTGGACCTCCCCGGCACGTTCGCCCCGGAGAAGGGCGAAGACCCGGAAAAGTATACGAAAGGGCTCGGGCTCAACGCGAGTTCGTTCCCCGATAGCTACGAGGACATCGTCACGATGGGGGCGAACGCCGCTCACCGACTGATGGAACGGAAAGGACTCGAGCCGGCCGATATCGGTCGAATCGATGTCGCGACCGAGAGCGCCTTCGACAACTCGAAGCCGGTTTCGACGTACGTCGCTGGCTGCCTCGAGCAGGTGTACGACGACGACTTCCACCACGCGAACAAGGGCGAGCGGAAGTTCGCCTGTATCGCGGGGACCCAGAGTCTGGACGACGCCTACAACTGGATCCGCGCGGGCCGCAATCGTGGTCGCTCGGCGCTGGTCATCGCGACCGACACCGCGCTCTACGCGCGCGGCGACGACGGCGAGGCGACCCAGGGGGCCGGCGCCGTCGCGATGCTCATCAGCGAGGAACCGAACCTCGTCGAACTCTCCGCCGAGCAAGGCTACGGCTCGGCCGACGAAACGGACTTCCTCAAGCCAAACCAGCAGTTCCCGTCCGTCGACGGCAAACGCTCCGTGCAGGTCTACCTCGCGCGGATGCGCGAGGCCCTCGAGGACTACGAGAGCGTCGCGGGCGAGGTCCACGAGGAGGATTTCGTCTACGCGCCGTTCCACACGCCGTTCCCGGGGATGGTCCGGAAGGCGGCGTTGCTCGCGTTCCGCCACATCACTCGGAACACGGAAATCGAGGACGAACTGGCCGAGGAAATCGGTCGGCAGCCCCGACCCGAGGCGTTCGACTCCGACGAGGAGTACCGCGACGCGCTCCGGGAGTACATGGATCTCCTGAAGGACACCGACCGCTACGCGGAGTGGTACGACACGACGATCGATCCGACGCTGACCATCGCCCGCGAGGTCGGCAACTGGTACACGGGCTCCGTCCACGTCGCCCGCGCGAGTGCGCTCAAACACGCTCGCGAGCAGGGCCGGGAGATGACCGGCGAAAAGATGCTCATCGGCTCCTACGGTAGCGGTGCACAGGCGGAGATCCACTCCGAGACGATTCGAGAGGGGTGGGCCGAAGAGATCGACTCCCTGAACGTCGACGAACAGCTCGCGGATCGCTACGAGATGTCGTGGGATGACTACGAGGAGATCCACGACGCCCACAATCACGAGATGGACGTCGACGTCGAGGAGTTCACGACGCCCACCGAGGAGTTCGTCTTCGACGGCTGGGGCCGCATGGGCGAGCGGAAGTATCGGTACGTGGAGTAG
- a CDS encoding DUF2150 family protein, whose protein sequence is MSNPPTEFYSEERWQNWIGRINDEEIDPEDESSARLLLNLQDDTAIAIAKIVAAYDDDELDQEDALEEIADVREIVLSEVDIEDEEKLILVDGVQTSLVCVFFAAEEYVANGPADEGSVSDYLGAAADAEAEEDLDAALGYAAQAGTLIIDGNELDMTVAEDLEYGLVTEWINGLDSLQSAMSDPEVVEEDE, encoded by the coding sequence ATGAGCAATCCCCCGACCGAGTTCTACTCGGAGGAACGCTGGCAGAACTGGATCGGTCGAATCAACGACGAAGAGATCGATCCGGAAGACGAATCGTCGGCGCGGCTCCTGCTCAATCTGCAGGATGACACGGCAATCGCTATCGCGAAAATCGTCGCTGCCTACGACGACGACGAACTCGACCAGGAGGATGCGCTCGAAGAGATCGCGGACGTCCGCGAGATCGTTCTCAGCGAGGTCGATATCGAGGACGAAGAGAAGCTGATCCTCGTCGACGGCGTCCAGACGAGTCTGGTCTGTGTCTTCTTCGCGGCCGAGGAGTATGTCGCCAACGGACCTGCCGACGAGGGCAGCGTCAGCGACTACCTCGGCGCCGCGGCCGACGCCGAGGCCGAAGAGGATCTCGATGCCGCACTCGGCTACGCGGCCCAGGCGGGGACGCTCATCATCGACGGCAACGAGCTCGACATGACCGTCGCCGAGGACCTCGAGTACGGACTGGTCACGGAGTGGATCAACGGCCTCGACAGCCTCCAGAGCGCGATGAGCGATCCGGAAGTCGTCGAAGAAGACGAGTAA
- a CDS encoding TatD family hydrolase, which translates to MIDETPVLDDHLHLDPDSHRGIDAVRDFARVGGTHLLVVNKPSWHLGCEAETGEDFREVFERTVEIVDEASSELEGRAWPVLGVHPGLVSRLVDDRGFAPEDARDLMRAGIDVAAEYVESGDALALKSGRPHYEVDDDVWAASNAVMRRAFDHGADLECAVQLHTEASEDLTTVAEWAEAAGMPAHRVVKHYAGGRLEGPTPSVMSEKDRLETAAERGEPFLMETDYIDDPDRPGAVLGPKTVPRRVRWLLENGHDTAVRIAHVETPKRVYGIDTEATLERSE; encoded by the coding sequence ATGATCGACGAGACGCCGGTACTGGACGACCACCTCCACCTCGATCCCGACAGTCACCGAGGCATCGACGCCGTTCGTGACTTCGCCCGCGTCGGCGGCACCCACCTGCTCGTGGTGAACAAACCCTCCTGGCACCTCGGGTGCGAGGCCGAGACCGGCGAGGACTTCCGCGAGGTCTTCGAGCGCACCGTCGAAATCGTCGACGAAGCCTCGAGCGAACTCGAGGGCCGAGCGTGGCCCGTCCTCGGCGTCCACCCCGGCCTCGTTTCGCGGCTGGTCGACGACCGCGGGTTCGCGCCCGAGGACGCCCGCGACCTCATGCGGGCCGGAATCGATGTCGCGGCCGAGTACGTCGAGTCGGGCGACGCGCTGGCGCTGAAATCCGGCCGGCCACACTACGAGGTCGACGACGACGTCTGGGCCGCCTCGAACGCGGTCATGCGCCGCGCGTTTGACCACGGGGCCGACCTCGAGTGTGCCGTCCAGCTCCACACCGAGGCCAGCGAGGATCTGACAACTGTCGCGGAGTGGGCCGAAGCCGCCGGCATGCCGGCCCACCGCGTCGTGAAACACTACGCGGGCGGCCGCCTCGAGGGGCCGACGCCGAGCGTGATGAGCGAGAAAGATCGCCTCGAGACCGCGGCCGAGCGCGGCGAGCCGTTCCTGATGGAAACCGACTACATCGACGATCCGGATCGGCCGGGAGCGGTGCTCGGACCCAAGACGGTCCCACGGCGGGTTCGGTGGTTGCTCGAGAACGGTCACGATACCGCGGTTCGGATCGCCCACGTCGAGACGCCAAAGCGAGTCTACGGGATCGACACGGAAGCGACGCTCGAGCGATCGGAGTAA
- a CDS encoding Na+/H+ antiporter NhaC family protein, with protein sequence MSDTGDGPAGDGPADQFTQPDQESGPRVEFYGGRGMSAFPIAFFIVWAIVQTALWRIGDTGGLIVGILVGLILGMFFVRGNWESYANTIFEGMTQPVAVTAIVAWIWAGMFAQLLQDGGFVGGLVWLADTAGVGAALFPAITFVLAAVFTTGIGTGYGATVAFVGLFFPAGVLLGANPVLLFGAILSGAIFGDNLAPVSDTTIVSAVTQDADIGGVVASRFKYVIIAAIVAFLGYVVAGGAMDGRDIGAEAQAIFLEGSEAIGLIHVVSMLAVIGAAIAGRHIVEAISWGIVIAVAFNLIFGLEGLGGIVMFNAPPDAPLAEPLSGLPILTIVEDPDAVGVGGSLMNGVAGFLELSILVLLIIGAAQIMIRGGAFEVLLEWSLENLATNVRNAELTMVGSAALINAIITINTAAEVAIGPYISKIGERFNLNGYRRANILDGQTAALGYIFPWSGGVLAGYSAMQNLPGEYDWFDQSMVVTPIDVVPFVFQGWLLVSVFVLAALTGFGREYVIDRESEEVARV encoded by the coding sequence ATGAGTGACACTGGGGACGGGCCGGCCGGTGACGGACCGGCAGATCAGTTCACACAGCCGGATCAAGAGAGCGGGCCGAGAGTCGAGTTCTACGGCGGCCGCGGGATGAGCGCGTTCCCGATCGCGTTTTTCATCGTCTGGGCCATCGTCCAGACCGCGCTCTGGCGGATCGGGGACACGGGCGGGCTCATCGTCGGGATCCTCGTCGGGCTCATCCTCGGCATGTTCTTCGTCCGGGGGAACTGGGAGTCCTACGCCAATACGATCTTCGAGGGGATGACCCAGCCCGTCGCGGTGACGGCGATCGTGGCGTGGATCTGGGCCGGCATGTTCGCCCAGCTGTTACAGGACGGCGGCTTCGTCGGCGGCCTCGTCTGGCTGGCCGACACCGCGGGCGTCGGCGCGGCGCTGTTCCCCGCGATCACGTTCGTCCTCGCCGCCGTCTTCACGACGGGGATCGGGACGGGCTACGGCGCGACCGTCGCCTTCGTCGGGCTGTTCTTCCCCGCCGGCGTCCTGCTCGGCGCGAACCCCGTCTTGCTGTTCGGCGCGATCCTCTCCGGTGCGATCTTCGGCGACAACCTCGCGCCCGTCAGCGATACGACGATCGTCAGCGCCGTCACGCAGGACGCCGACATCGGCGGCGTCGTCGCCTCGAGATTCAAGTACGTCATCATCGCCGCGATCGTCGCCTTCCTCGGCTACGTCGTCGCCGGCGGAGCGATGGACGGCCGCGATATCGGCGCCGAAGCCCAGGCGATCTTCCTTGAGGGAAGCGAAGCGATCGGCCTGATTCACGTCGTCTCGATGCTGGCCGTGATCGGCGCGGCGATCGCCGGCCGCCACATCGTCGAGGCCATCTCGTGGGGGATCGTCATCGCGGTCGCGTTCAACCTCATTTTCGGCCTCGAGGGCCTCGGCGGTATCGTCATGTTCAACGCGCCGCCGGACGCGCCATTGGCCGAACCGCTGTCCGGCCTGCCGATCCTCACGATCGTCGAGGATCCAGACGCGGTCGGCGTCGGCGGGAGCCTGATGAACGGCGTGGCTGGCTTCCTCGAGCTGTCGATCCTGGTCTTGCTGATCATCGGCGCGGCCCAGATCATGATCCGCGGCGGCGCGTTCGAGGTGTTGCTCGAGTGGTCGCTCGAGAACCTCGCGACGAACGTCCGCAACGCCGAACTCACGATGGTCGGTTCCGCGGCGCTGATCAACGCGATCATCACCATCAACACCGCGGCCGAGGTGGCGATCGGTCCCTACATCTCGAAGATCGGGGAGCGATTCAATCTGAACGGCTACCGGCGAGCCAACATCCTGGACGGCCAGACCGCCGCCCTGGGCTACATCTTCCCGTGGTCGGGCGGCGTGCTCGCCGGCTACAGCGCGATGCAGAACCTCCCCGGCGAGTACGACTGGTTCGACCAGTCGATGGTCGTCACGCCGATCGACGTCGTCCCGTTCGTCTTCCAAGGCTGGTTGCTCGTCTCGGTGTTCGTTCTCGCGGCGCTGACCGGGTTCGGCCGCGAGTACGTCATCGATCGCGAGAGCGAGGAGGTGGCGCGCGTAT